The Amycolatopsis camponoti genome segment GCCGGGGACATCGTCGTCGCGGCCGTCGTCGGAGCCGTGACCGGCTGGACTGGCTGGCCGCAGGTGGCAGGTGCGCTGGTGGTGGCGTCCGGACTGGCGTTGCTGTTGCTCGTCGTCCCCGGCGCCCACCGCGGCGCCACGCGGGCTAGTTCCACGGTGCCGTTCGGGCCATGCCTGTTCGGCGGCGCACTGGTCATGATCCTGACCGGCGGCTGAGCCGACCGCAACGACGGGGCCTCGCGACTCCGTCCGCGGGCGCACGACCTGCAAGTGCCGCGCCCTCACCCGAGCGACGCGCAGCACGGGGCGTTGGGCCGACGTCGGCTGCCGCGACGCGTCAGGTGCGGCGAGGCCGGATCCGGTGTGCGGCGTCCGCGGGTGCTGCGCGATACCGGGGTGGCTGCGAGGCTGGTTCATGACTGCGCTTTCGTGGGAAGGGGTGAGGGGAAACGGCCGGCGGTGGTGGGTGAATTTCGCCGGCCGCCTCCCGGGGAAGGCGGCCACCATCGACGTGGGGAGAGGCGGCCGCCGGGCTCACGAGCCCAGAGGTGATGTCACCATTGCCGGTGGGTCATCGACCTTTGCGGGTTCAGCACCAGGGCAGGCTGCTCGGATCCGAACCGCCGCCCGGGTAGGTGTGCTGGGTGATCGACCACAGGTCGTGGCGCATCCAGCCGGATCGCCAGCCGGCCGAGGTCTGAACGGTCAGCCAGCCCCACACCCAGCCGTCGCGACCGGGGATCTGGCAACCTCCCCAGGCGGTCTGGCCGGGGTAGGCCAGAGCGATCACGGAACCGCTGGGCACCGAACTGCGGAGCCGGGCGCCCGAGGCGAGGATGTCGACCTCGATCGAGCTCTGCGTCGTCAGCGCCCGCCCGTCCTGTGTCATGCCCTTGGCACGGGTGGGGTGCCCGCCGAACGGGAGGGCCGTCAGCCCCCAGATCCGGGTGCCGTCCGGTGCGATCGCCGGCGCCGAGGAATCGATCTCGCTCGGGACCCCGACGTCACGGTTCGCGCTGGGCGAGGCGGGCGACGTCGCCGGCGCGTGGGCGGTGGCCGCCTCGGCCAGACCGGCGCTCCCGACCACCGTCGCCGCCGCGACGGCGCCGAGGATCCCGAGACGGACTCGTTGAGACAACATCATTTGTGCTCCTCTGATGGAATTTCTTGTCCGAAATTCGAGGAGTCCCACCCGAGCCGACGGTTCACGGAGAACTGATTTTTGCTCTCCGCGGATAAGAATGGCAATACATCGTCGATCACGTGCATCGAGCTGCCAGGTTCCCCAACCTGTCGACACATGCAGAGGCTCGGTGTTGCTGTGGTGACCCCACGATCAGCGCCCGTGTTTGCTGATGCCGTCCACGCTGCCCAAGAAAACAACCGAAGTCAAGGGACCCAGGACGGATATTTAGTTTTGTCAAGCCATCCGATTAAGGGCAACATTTATTGCCATCCGACACGCGGATTGCGTGACGTACCTTGCCGGCGTAAATGTTCCGGCGGCGACCGGCGAGAGAGATTCGGCTCGCGGCAGCAATTGGCTCCGGCCGCTATCACCAGATCCGGGTGCCGTCGGGCGCCGCTACCGCCGCGCCCCTGGGGGGATGCGGCGGTGATCGAGCCATCGCGGGTGTCCGGACTGAGCGCGGCGGCCGAGACGGACTGGGCGGTCGTTGCGGCGGAGGCGGCGCCCGGTGGCGACGAACGGGGCCACTCCACGGTGCCGTTCGGGCCATGCCTGTTCGGCAGGGCACTCGTGATGGTCCTCGCCGGTGACTGAAGCCACCCGCGGCAACGACGCCGCGCAGACGAGCCCCTGCGCTCACGGCCTGCAGGTGCCTCCCGGCGACGCCCGCAGTCCGCGGCCTGGGGCGCAGAACGAGCACTAGCTCGCGCGACGCCGCCGCCGCGGTGAGCACGGATCTAGTGGGTCGCGTCAGCGACTGCGGTGAGGTGGCGTGGCCGCGTGATTCGGTCATGGCTGCACTTTCGTTGAGCGAAGGGGGTGGGAGACGGCCGGCGGTGGAGGGTGGATTCGCCGGCCGCCTCCCGGGAGGCGGCCACCATCGACGTGGGGAGAGGTGGCCGCCGGCTCACGAGCCCCGAGGTGACCTGCCGTAGGCGGTGGACCATGGACCGCAGCGGACTCGGCACCAGCGCTGGCCGGCAGGCGTCGATGGGCTCGCACTACGAGCGCGGCGCGAGCCCATCGACGCGGTCGCGGGTCAGCCGCAGAGACCGACGATGTTCCAGTTGCCGATGTGCAGGTAGGACGAGTGCACATAGCCGATCGGCCCGGAGTTGACCTGCCCCCAGACCCACACGCCGGCCATGGTGGGATTCGTGCGGAAGCAGTAGGGCACGAATCGCTGGCCGTAGTAGCCGAGGCCGACAATGCGGTAGTTCGTACCGGGGCCTGTCCGAATGCGCACTCCGTCGCCAGCGATGTAACTCGCCGGCAGTGCGGCTGCCGCGGCCGCTCGGGCGGCGTTCACCGCGGCGGTGGCGTGCGGCGCCGCTCCTTCGCGAGTACCCGGCAGCGCGGCGATGCGGGTGCCGCCCGGTCCGGAAGCGACAGCCGAACTGTAGGACGCCGACGCGGGCCCTGTCCCGCCGACCAGGCTCGCGACCGCGGCAACGGCGATCAGCCCGGTTCTCACTATTCGAGTCAATGACATTGAATCTCCTTGTGAACTCTCTTGGAATGAAAGTCGCAGGGAGCCATCACCCGGACCGGCCACGATGTGGATGCGCGAGACAAATGCGCCTGAATTCCATTTCGGGGCGAACGCCGTACTGCCAGATTCCCCAACCTGACGGCCTTCGCGAGCCCAGGACTAGCTGGATGATCCCCACGATCAGCGCCTGTGAGTGCTGATGTCGTCCACGCTGCCCAGAGAAACGATTAAAGCCAAGGGCAACTGGTCGAATTTCCCGCCTTATCGCAAACCCGATTATGGGCATCATTTATCGCCAACAGAAGTGCGGATTGCGCGACAGAATTCGCTAGATGTTCGATGCGCCCTGGCCGCGACCTGCGGGAGAGCTGTGCCCCGAGGTTCCAGCGGGACAGCTGGGCTCTACTACCAGATTCGGGTGCCGTCGGGAGCCACTGCCGGCGCCCCGGCGGCGAATGCGTCGGTGATCGACCCTTCGCGGGTGTCGGGGCCAACCGAGACGGCAGCGGACTGGTGCGTTGTCGCGGCGGAGGCGGCGCCCGCTCCGGCGACGATCCCGGCGACGATGAATGTTCCGGCGAGGATGGCCCGGACGATCTGGTTGTTCTGCATGACGGTTCCTTTCGGTTGATGCGGCGATGGCCGCGGTGGGTTTTCCGCTGCCCGCACGAGACGGTGCGGGCGCCTGTGGGTGGCCGTGGGTCTCAGCGGGTCACGGCGTGCACGGATGGGAGGGCGAGCTGCTCGTCGCAGCGGCCGAGCAGGTAGTGGCGGCGCAGCTGGGTGACGCGGGTGTCGGCGAGCGCGTCGAGGCCGGCAATGGGGACTACGTCCTCGTTGAACGCCGGATCGGTGCGGAACTCCACCAAGTCGGCGGGCTCGTGCGGATCGAGGTTCACGCCCACGTGCTCCACTCCCGGCGCGATGTAGATCAGGGATCCGGGGCCGTGCACGGTCGGCGTCATCTCGGGGCCGACCAGGGAGGCGATCCTGCCGCGGACGACGTAGACCTGAATCTCGGAGTCGGCGTGGATGTGCGGTAGTGCGTGGTGGCCGCCGGGCATGCGCACAAACCCGGACGACAGGGACCGGATCGGGGCCAGGCCGGAGTGCACCGCGACGGTGAGCTGCTGACGCTGTGGTCCCATGACGGGCTCGCCGAGTTTCCCGGTAGTGATCCGGATGTCGTTGTGCGGCTTGACTTGAGTCATGTTCGTCTCCTATGCGTGTGCGGGTGTTTTCCGGTCTGGCTAGATGACTGGAGCGGTTTGGGGTGGACCCGGTCGCCGCCGGTGTTTGGCGCGGTCCACGGGCCGGCGACGATCGGTTCCATGACGTGGCGAAGTCCGCACGGGTTGGGGCGAGAAACCGGGAACACGGGCGATTACGATGAGGCCGCGAGCGATCATGGGACCGCAGAGCACGGCGAGCGCGAGGGTGCCGACGCTCAGGATGCCAGCGTGGACCGCGTTCGAGGGGCCAAGAATCAGGGTGGCAAGCCCGACGAAGACGCTGTCGATGCCGATCCGCGACAGCGCCAGGCGTCGACTGTTACGGCCGGCCACGTTCCGGTCACCGCCGAGGGCGAGCATTAAGCCGTCGCGTGGCAGCTGGCCGAGCCGGCTGAGCAGGTAGATCGCGACCCCGGCGCAGAACAGGACTCCGCCGACGGCCAGCGCGGCCAGCTGCTCGGCGAGGTTGGCCAGGGTCGGCAGCAGTGCGAGAACGGCGTCAGCGGTGAAGGCAGGCACGATGAAGCCGACGATCGTGGCGACCCCGGGCCGAATGCGCAGCGGGATGAACGTGAGGAGCAGGAACGCCTGGGTGAGCAGGATGCCGCGGCCGAGGTCCCAGCCGCAGGCGTGCGCGATCGCCAGGTGCAGACCGTCCATCGGGGTCACGCCCAGCCGGCTGGCGACCAGCAACGCGATCCCGACGCCCATCGCAACGGTGCCGAGGCCGAGGCGGCCTAGCCGGACCCAGGGAAACCGCCGCCGCAGACCGGTCACGAGGCCAGCCCTATCCGGATCGGCGCCTGGACGTAGCCGGGCAGATCGGCGGGGGTCCGGTCGCAGCGAGTGAGAAGCGCGACCGGGCGGCCGGCGCGCAGCAGCGTCGCGCGCGAACGCAGCCCCGGTTGGTCGTCGATGGGAGGGCCGTCGAGACGGTAGGCGTAGTGGGCGTGGCGGTTGGCGTCGAGCAGCAACTTCCCCAGCGGAACGGTCGCGTCGTGCGGCGCGGCCTTCTGCTGCAAATCCAGCCCGGGGACGGAGATGTGGACCAGCGCGGTCACCTTGGCCAGGCGTAGCTGGACGCTGCGGAACGGGGAGACGAGGTAACCCTTGCAGATCAGCGCGGGCGTCCCGGGCGGCGCGTCCAGCAACAACGCGTCGCGCTCGCCGAGTTCGTGCTCGGCATCGGGCTCGCTCGAGTTCCGGACCAGGTCGAATCCCAGCCACCAGCGCAGCGCGCCGGTGAAGGACGGGCTGCCGCGCACAATCCGGGTCAGGATGGCGGCCCGGTGCTGCAGGTCCAGGCCCAGGTCCGCGCGCACGTCGAAGTGGATCATGATGGTGTACCTCTTCTCCGCCGCACCACCGTGCGGCTCCGGCATGTGGAGCCAATCCGGCCGATCCCCTTCAGCGGCGTGAACGGGTTCGACCGGGCGACTGCCTCTTCTACCGCCGACATCCCGAATCCCGGCCGTTCGCCGAATAGCGCGCGCCCCTGCCCAGAGCGTGCGCTCCTCCGACTGGATCCCTACTGGCCGCTGGCGGCCAGTAGGAGGGATCCCCCGCACGTGAGTGTTGCGCCCCCTTGCGATGACGCCGAGCCGGTCGAGTGCGCCAGGATGGACCGGGAGTCCTACGCTGTCTCGCCTGCTCATATTCACCCCTTCGTGCTCCCCTGTCGCGGGTTTCCCTCACTCGTCCCAGATTTCCCTGCCGGGTTGAGGTGGGTCCGCCTGCCCTGCGAAGGAGGCGGGCATTCAGCGTTCCCGTCGACACCCGAAACACTAGGTCAGGATTTCTGTCCGTCAACGCTCAAGTGGTACGCATTTTCGGAAAATGCGTACCACTACGACAGGAAGGCAAGTGGTTCCACGCATGCAACCACACAGAGTTTCACAAATCAGAAACACTCAGTAGTCATTTCAGTTCAAAACGTTGCCTGACGGTATCAGCCACTGACCAGCGACCCTCCGTCAAACCGCACACCGCATCGACGATTAATCTCGCCTGCGTAAACGGTAGTACAACTCGCGTTTTCACGGATTGACAAAACCGGCACGCAGGTGAGCGAAGCAGGTCGGGTGCGTACCGGCCGCCGACAAAGGGCGTACTAAGGTCGGGCGGAATGCGTGGTTCCACGCATAGTGCGGCGGGCGTGCTCGCCGATTATGTGGCTGTGGGCGTTTCTCCATGGGCGCGGACGAATGTCCGCAGGAGCTGCGCCCCGACGCGCCAGCCATCCTCGGCCAGCAGAAGGCCGCAGTGCCCGACCGCAGGAACGACCGCGTACTCGGCGCTCAGCAGCGCCGCCAGCCGCCGCGCGACTACCGGCGAGGTGAGCCGGTCCAGCTCAGCGGCCAAGACCAGCCCTGGGACGGTCACCGCGTCCAGGTCGGGACGAAGCATCCCGCGGGTTGCCTCCAGGACCGCCCGCGGTGACTCCGGCTCCAGCCGGGCGTAGCACTGCGCGGCTTCGGCCTCGCCCAGGCCGGTGAAGAACATCTCCCGGGCCATGTCCAGGGGCGGCGGCGGGAACGGCACGCCGGAATCCACCGGAACGACCAGCGGCTCGGCGTGAACGTGGGCCGGGCATGTGGGTGCAAGCAGTGCCACCGCCCGCACCGGCGCGGCCGCGGCGAAGGCGAGCACGGCGAGCGCGCCCATCGAGTGCCCGACCAGGATCGGTGCCGGTCTGTTCGGGCCGAGGGTCTCGATTCCGGCGGGCAGCTCGTGGCGGGCGACATCGAGGATGCTGCGACTGAGGAACTCCGCGGCCGGGAGCCGCTCGGAGCGGCCGTGGTGCAGCCAGTCGAACACGACGACGTCCCAGCCGTCCTCGGCGAGGAAACGGGCGTAGCGCTCCCACACCCAGCCGGCCTCGTTGCCACCGTGGACCAGAACCACCGGAGCCCGCCGGACGTCGGAACCGCCCACGGCGTAGCGGGTGATCGCCACCCCCTGGTGGACGTGGTGGGCCTGGGTCACAGGCGGAGGGCTGTCGTTGCCGACGGGCATGTACGGCTCCTTCTTGACTTGGCGATGATCGCGCAGCAGGCAGGCGGAGCACGGCACTTCCGTGAGCCGTTCGGCGACCTCAGCCATCCCGAGCCCGACCTGCAGTCCGCATAGCGCAGCCACTATCGCTGGCTCGGCGAGGGTGGCCGCGGGCGGCAGGGGATCAGGTGGACGACGTGAGCGGACTCGCAGGCCCGGCGTCCTCCGGGCAGCGCCGCTTCGTGGCGGAGCCGGGCGGCAGCGAGCCAGCAGGTAGCCACGGTAGCCGGGTGGGTTTCGGAGGCGTCGTGCTGATCATAATGATGACTATAGACATAGTGTTGATTGACATTAGGTCTATCACTTCTGGTGTTGAAAGACCTAATGTCGATAGTCATTCGCCGTGCCCCAACCTTCTGACTTCGCCCGCGCCTTCGGTGAGCGGTTACGCGCTGCCCGCCTGGCAAAAACGCCGAAATGGAGCCTGGAACGGCTCGGACGCCGCTCCCGGGTGCATTGGAGCTACATCGGGCAGGTCGAGCGCGGCGAGGTCAACCCCAGCCTGCTGATTGCTGGACGCCTGGCGCACGCCCTGGAGGTCGATCTCGGCTCGCTCACCACCGCGCTGCCGGCCCCGCCGCCGGGCAAGGACCCCGACGAGTAGCAGCACCGCCCGAGCTGCCAGCCAGATGGTCACGTGCCGTCAGATGTCCGGCGCGGAGGAAAGCACATCTCGTGCGCGATGCAGGCCCTGACCTGCGGCGTGTGCTCGTCGAACCACAGCTCGACCTCGGCGATGGGCGGCCCTGCTCCCGACCCGGAGCAACCTGCAGACGTCAGGCGGCCGCGCGGCCGCCATGTTGCTCAAACCACGCGCGCAGCAGCTGCTCCAGATCCGCCCCGTGCGACTTGGCGGCGAGACTCTCGGGCGTTGGCGTCGGCTACTGCTCGGGGTTGTCCGTGTTCTCTGCACCGAGCCCCTACGCGGCCGACCACCGAAATCGCTGGTCGGCAAGATCCGCCCGCCATCTTGAGTCTCCAAGCCCTGGGCAACGCTCGTTCGCCGAGGTAACAACACTTCGTCACCGCGGCCACTCTAGGTAACGTTCAACTAGTCCATTCGAGCTAATTTGATCACGGCCGACGATCTGGGAGAAATTCACCATGTTCTCACGCTGACGTTGTCAGTTAGGGTCAGGCACGGTTGCCGACTACCTGTCAACGCTGGTCAGCGGTCGAATTAGTCGACACGCGATCAGTGAAAGCATGACCGAATTCGTGGGTGAACGCAGCAAGCGGCGCCGGCGGCAGCGAGGCGTGTAACGGGGCGTATCAGTCTTCGCTGCGCTGACGCGCACGACGCGCGCGGAATGGCGGTACCGGGGCAGAAGGTCTCGCACGCCAGCGGCGGAGA includes the following:
- a CDS encoding cupin domain-containing protein, translated to MTQVKPHNDIRITTGKLGEPVMGPQRQQLTVAVHSGLAPIRSLSSGFVRMPGGHHALPHIHADSEIQVYVVRGRIASLVGPEMTPTVHGPGSLIYIAPGVEHVGVNLDPHEPADLVEFRTDPAFNEDVVPIAGLDALADTRVTQLRRHYLLGRCDEQLALPSVHAVTR
- a CDS encoding SH3 domain-containing protein, whose protein sequence is MRTGLIAVAAVASLVGGTGPASASYSSAVASGPGGTRIAALPGTREGAAPHATAAVNAARAAAAAALPASYIAGDGVRIRTGPGTNYRIVGLGYYGQRFVPYCFRTNPTMAGVWVWGQVNSGPIGYVHSSYLHIGNWNIVGLCG
- a CDS encoding alpha/beta hydrolase, which encodes MPVGNDSPPPVTQAHHVHQGVAITRYAVGGSDVRRAPVVLVHGGNEAGWVWERYARFLAEDGWDVVVFDWLHHGRSERLPAAEFLSRSILDVARHELPAGIETLGPNRPAPILVGHSMGALAVLAFAAAAPVRAVALLAPTCPAHVHAEPLVVPVDSGVPFPPPPLDMAREMFFTGLGEAEAAQCYARLEPESPRAVLEATRGMLRPDLDAVTVPGLVLAAELDRLTSPVVARRLAALLSAEYAVVPAVGHCGLLLAEDGWRVGAQLLRTFVRAHGETPTAT
- a CDS encoding helix-turn-helix domain-containing protein, which produces MPQPSDFARAFGERLRAARLAKTPKWSLERLGRRSRVHWSYIGQVERGEVNPSLLIAGRLAHALEVDLGSLTTALPAPPPGKDPDE
- a CDS encoding YczE/YyaS/YitT family protein codes for the protein MTGLRRRFPWVRLGRLGLGTVAMGVGIALLVASRLGVTPMDGLHLAIAHACGWDLGRGILLTQAFLLLTFIPLRIRPGVATIVGFIVPAFTADAVLALLPTLANLAEQLAALAVGGVLFCAGVAIYLLSRLGQLPRDGLMLALGGDRNVAGRNSRRLALSRIGIDSVFVGLATLILGPSNAVHAGILSVGTLALAVLCGPMIARGLIVIARVPGFSPQPVRTSPRHGTDRRRPVDRAKHRRRPGPPQTAPVI